The following proteins are encoded in a genomic region of Rhinolophus ferrumequinum isolate MPI-CBG mRhiFer1 chromosome 17, mRhiFer1_v1.p, whole genome shotgun sequence:
- the SCAP gene encoding sterol regulatory element-binding protein cleavage-activating protein, whose amino-acid sequence MTLTDRLREKISQAFYNHGLLCASYPIPIILFTGLCILACCYPLLKLPLPGTGPVEFTTPVKDYAPPRVTSDHKPGEPSEQPEWYVGAPVAYVQQIFVKSSVSPWHKNLLAVDVFRSPLSRAFQLVEEIRNHVLRDSSGTRSLEEVCLQVTDLLPGLRKLRNLLPEHGCLLLSPANFWQNDREHFHADPDIIRTIHQHEPKTLQTSATLKDLLFGVPGKYSGVSLYTRKRMVSYTITLVFQRYHARFLGSLRARLMLLHPSPNCSLRAESLVHVHFKEEIGIAELIPLVTTYIILFAYIYFSTRKIDMVKSKWGLALAAVVTVLSSLLMSVGLCTLFGLTPTLNGGEIFPYLVVVIGLENVLVLTKSVVSTPVDLEVKLRIAQGLSSESWSIMKNVATELGIILIGYFTLVPAIQEFCLFAVVGLVSDFFLQMLFFTTVLSIDIRRMELADLNKRLPPEACLPPAKPVGRPVRLERQLAVRPSTPHTITLQPSSFRNLRLPKRLRVVYFLARTRLAQRLIMAGTVVWIGILVYTDPAGLRTYLAAQVTEQSPLGEGTLTPMPVPSGVLPASHPDPAFSIFPPDGPKFPENHTLPGETPESGGPVEGVHDSPAPEVTWGPEDEELWRKLSFRHWPTLFSYYNITLAKRYISLLPVIPVTLRLNPREALEGRHPQDGRSAWPPPQPRPGALWEAGPKGPGVAQAHRDVTLYKVAALGLAAGIVLVLVLLCLYRVLCPRNYGQPGGGSSRRRRGDLPCDDYGYAPPETEIVPLVLRGHLMDIECLASDGMLLVSCCLAGHMCVWDAQTGDCLTRIPRPGQRRDSGGGSMFEAQESWERLSDGGKCSPEEPGDSSPLRHRPQGPPPPSLFGDQPDLTCLIDTNFSGRPRPSEPTQPEPRHRVGCGRTRDNQGYDFSRLVQRVYQQEGLTPVHTPALRPPSPGPTLPQASEDEGGSPEKGSLALSWAPSVDGSIWSLELQGNLIVVGRSSGRLQVWDAIEGTLRCSSEEVSSGITALVFLDKRIVAARLNGSLDFFSLETHTALSPVQFRGQGSSPTSPMYSSSDTVACRLTHTVPCAHQKPITALKAAAGRLVTGSQDHTLRVFRLEDSCCLFTLQGHSGAITTVYIDQTMVLASGGQDGAICLWDVLTGSRVSHMFAHRGDVTSLTCTTSCVISSGLDDLISIWDRSTSIKLYSIQQDLGCGASLGVISDNLLVTGGQGCVSFWDLSYGDLLQTVHLGKNSEAQPARQILVLDNAAIVCNFGSELSLVYVPSVLEKLD is encoded by the exons TATGTGGGTGCTCCGGTGGCTTATGTCCAGCAGATCTTTGTGAAATCTTCAGTGTCTCCCTGGCACAAGAACCTCCTGGCAGTAGATGTGTTCCGCTCCCCTCTGTCTCGAGCCTTCCAGCTGGTGGAGGAGATCCGGAACCACGTGCTGAGAGACAG CTCCGGGACCAGGAGCCTGGAGGAGGTGTGCCTGCAGGTGACCGACTTGCTGCCGGGCCTCCGGAAGCTGCGGAACCTGCTGCCCGAGCATGGATGCCTGCTGCTGTCCCCTGCGAACTTCTGGCAGAATGACAGGGAACACTTCCATGCCGACCCTGACATTATCCGGACCATCCACCAGCACGAGCCCAAAACGCTGCAGACCTCAGCCACACTCAAAG ACCTGCTGTTTGGGGTTCCCGGCAAGTACAGCGGGGTGAGCCTGTACACCAGGAAGAGGATGGTCTCATACACCATTACCCTGGTCTTCCAGCGCTACCATGCCAG GTTCCTGGGCAGCCTGCGCGCCCGCCTGATGCTCCTGCACCCCAGCCCCAACTGCAGCCTCCGGGCGGAGAGCCTGGTCCACGTGCACTTCAAGGAGGAGATTGGCATCGCCGAGCTCATCCCCCTCGTGACCACCTACATCATCCTGTTTGCCTACATCTACTTCTCCACGC GCAAGATTGACATGGTGAAGTCCAAGTGGGGGCTGGCCCTCGCCGCCGTGGTCACGGTGCTCAGCTCTCTGCTCATGTCGGTGGGGCTCTGCACGCTCTTCGGCCTGACGCCCACCCTCAACGGCGG CGAGATTTTCCCCTACCTCGTGGTGGTTATTGGGCTGGAGAACGTGTTGGTGCTCACCAAGTCCGTGGTCTCGACCCCCGTGGATCTCGAGGTGAAGCTGCGCATTGCCCAAG GTCTCAGCAGCGAGAGCTGGTCCATCATGAAGAACGTGGCCACAGAGCTGGGCATCATCCTCATTGGCTATTTCACTCTCGTGCCCGCCATCCAG GAGTTCTGTCTCTTTGCTGTCGTGGGGCTGGTGTCTGACTTCTTCCTTCAGATGCTGTTTTTCACCACTGTCCTGTCCATTGACATTCGTCGGATGGAG CTGGCGGACCTGAACAAGCGGCTGCCCCCTGAAGCCTGCCTGCCCCCAGCTAAGCCAGTGGGGCGGCCGGTGCGCTTGGAGCGGCAGCTTGCTGTGCGGCCGTCCACACCCCACACCATCACACTGCAACCGTCCTCCTTCCGAAACCTGCGGCTCCCCAAGAGGCTGCGCGTCGTCTACTTCCTGGCCCGTACACGCCTGGCGCAGCGCCTCATCATG GCTGGCACCGTTGTCTGGATTGGCATCCTGGTGTACACAGACCCAGCAGGGCTGCGCACCTACCTCGCTGCCCAGGTGACAGAACAGAGCCCACTGGGCGAGGGCACTCTTACTCCCATGCCTGTGCCTAGTGGCGTGCTGCCCGCCAGCCACCCGGACCCTGCCTTCTCCATCTTCCCACCTGATGGCCCTAAGTTTCCCGAGAACCATACGTTGCCAGGAGAGACGCCCGAGTCTGGGGGTCCGGTAGAGGGTGTCCACGACAGCCCAGCCCCAGAGGTAACCTGGGGGCCTGAGGATGAGGAGCTTTGGAGGAAGTTGTCGTTCCGCCACTGGCCGACACTCTTCAGCTACTACAACATCACACTGGCCAAGAG GTACATCAGCCTGCTGCCTGTCATCCCGGTCACACTTCGCCTGAACCCCAGGGAGGCCCTGGAAGGGCGGCACCCTCAGGATGGCCGCAGTGCCTGGCCCCCACCGCAGCCCAGGCCTGGTGCACTCTGGGAGGCTGGCCCCAAGGGGCCAGGTGTGGCACAGGCCCACAGAGATGTCACCCTGTACAA GGTGGCAGCGCTCGGCCTGGCTGCCGGCATCGTCCTTGTGCTGGTACTACTGTGCCTCTACCGTGTGCTCTGCCCGCGCAACTACGGACAGCCTGGCGGCGGGTCCAGCCGGCGGCGCCGCGGGGACCTGCCCTGCGACGACTACGGCTATGCGCCGCCTGAGACGGAGATCGTGCCCCTGGTGCTGCGCGGGCACCTCATG GACATCGAGTGTCTGGCCAGCGATGGCATGCTGCTGGTGAGCTGCTGCCTGGCAGGCCACATGTGCGTGTGGGACGCACAGACCGGGGACTGCCTCACACGCATCCCACGCCCGGG GCAGCGCCGGGACAGTGGCGGTGGCAGCATGTTTGAGGCTCAGGAGAGCTGGGAACGGCTGTCAGATGGCGGGAAGTGCAGCCCAGAGGAGCCTGGGGACAGCTCTCCGCTGCGGCACCGTCCCCAGGGACCTCCGCCACCGTCCCTCTTCGGAGACCAGCCGGACCTCACCTGCTTGATCGACACCAATTTCTCGGGACGGCCACGGCCCTCAGAGCCCACTCAGCCCGAGCCCCGGCACCGGGTGGGCTGTGGCCGCACTCGGGACAACCAGGGCTATGACTTCAGCCGCCTGGTGCAGCGAGTGTACCAGCAGGAGGGGCTGACTCCCGTCCACACGCCGGCCCTGCGCCCACCTTCCCCTGGGCCCACGCTGCCTCAGGCCTCCGAGGACGAGGGTGGCTCTCCCGAGAAGGGCTCCCTGGCCCTCTCCTGGGCCCCCAGTGTGGATGGCTCCATCTGGAGCCTGGAGCTGCAGGGCAACCTCATCGTGGTGGGCCGCAGCAGCGGCCGGCTgcag GTGTGGGACGCCATCGAGGGCACGCTACGCTGCAGCAGTGAGGAGGTCTCGTCGGGCATCACGGCCCTCGTCTTCCTGGACAAAAG GATTGTGGCTGCCCGGCTCAACGGTTCCCTGGATTTCTTCTCCTTGGAGACCCACACTGCCCTCAGCCCCGTGCAGTTCCGAG GGCAAGGCAgttctcccacctcccccatgTACAGCAGCAGTGACACAGTAGCCTGTCGCCTGACCCACACAGTGCCCTGTGCACATCAGAAACCCATCACAGCCCTGAAGGCTGCTGCCGGGCGCCTTGTGACTGGGAGCCAAGACCACACACTGAGA GTGTTCCGTCTGGAGGACTCGTGCTGCCTCTTCACCCTGCAGGGCCACTCAGGGGCCATCACGACTGTGTACATTGACCAG ACCATGGTGCTGGCCAGTGGAGGACAAGATGGGGCCATCTGCCTGTGGGACGTGCTGACTGGCAGCCGGGTCAGCCACATGTTCGCTCACCGTGGGGATGTCACCTCCCTCACCTGTACCACATCCTGTGTCATCAGCAGTGGCTTGGATGACCTTATCAGCATCTGGGACCGCAGCACAAGCATCAAGCTCTACTCCATTCAGCAG GACCTGGGCTGTGGTGCAAGCTTGGGTGTCATCTCAGACAACCTGCTAGTGACTGGTGGCCAGGGCTGTGTGTCCTTTTGGGACCTCAGCTACGGGGACCTGCTGCAGACAGTCCACCTGGGGAAGAACAGTGAGGCCCAGCCTGCCCGTCAGATCTTGGTGCTGGACAACGCCGCCATCGTCTGTAACTTCGGCAGCGAGCTCAGCCTGGTGTACGTGCCCTCTGTGCTGGAGAAGCTGGACTGA
- the PTPN23 gene encoding tyrosine-protein phosphatase non-receptor type 23 has product MEAVPRMPMIWLDLKEAGDFHFQPAVKKFVLKNYGENPDAYNEELKKLELLRQNAVRVPRDFEGCSVLRKYLGQLHYLQSRVPMGSGQEAAVPVTWTEIFSGKSVAHEDIKYEQACILYNLGALHSMLGAMDKRVSEEGMKVSCTHFQCAAGAFAYLREHFPHAYSVDMSRQILTLNVNLMLGQAQECLLEKSMLDNRKSFLVARISAQVVDYYKEACRALENPDTASLLGRIQKDWKKLVQMKTCYFAAVAHLHMGKQAEEQQKFGEQVAYFQSALDKLNEAIKLAKGQPDTVQDALRFAMDVIGGKYNSAKKDNDFIYHEAVPALDTLQPVKGAPLVKPLPVNPTDPAVTGPDIFAKLVPMAAHEASSLYSEEKAKLLREVMAKIEDKNEVLDQFMDSMQLDPETVDNLDAYSHIPPQLMEKCAALSVRPDTVRNLVQSMQVLSGVFTDVEASLKDIKDLLGEDELLEQKFQEAVGQVGASTAVSKAELAEVRREWAKYMEVHEKASFTNSELHRAMNLHVSNLRLLSGPLDQVRAALPTPALSPEDKAVLQNLKRILAKVQEMRDQRVSLEQQLRELIQKDDITASLVTADHSEMKKLFEEQLKKYDQLRVYLEQNLAAQDNVLRALTEANVQYAAVRRALSDLDQKWNSTLQTLVASFEAYEDLMKKSQEGKDFYADLESKVAALLERTQSICQTREAARQQLLDRELKKKPPPRPTAPKPLLARREECEAEPGDPPEELRSLPPDAFLGAAATLPFPAGAFPHSTGPGPHYLSGHLPRTYSGPTQMMQPRVPQPPGHPAMAMAPGPAIYPASTYTPELGLVPRSSPQHGVVSSPYGGVGPPPPVAGLPSAPPPQFSGPELAMGVRPATTTVDSVHAPISSHTAPRPNPTPAPPQPCFLVPPPQALPLPYTYPLGPKQPLPAPPAQHHFSPGIPTGYPAPRIGPQPQLHPTQAAFGPQPPQQPLPLQHPHLFPPQAPGLVPPQPPQPPPPRYSFAPQPAVLGQPPPPLHTQLYPGPSQDSLPPHSGALSFASPPQPPHPTLAYGPAPTPRPLGPQVAPLSIRGPSPGGQATPSPHLVPSPAPSPGPGPVPSRPPAAQPPPCLRRGPAAADLLSSSPESQHGGTQPPGGGQPLLQPTKVDAAEGRRPQALRLIERDPYEHPERLQQLQQELEAFRGQLGDAGTLDAVWRELQEAQEHDARGRSIAIARCYSLKNRHQDVMPYDSNRVVLRSGKDDYINASRVEGLSPYCPPLVATQAPLPGTAADFWLMVHEQKVSVIVMLVSEAEMEKQKVARYFPTERGQPMVHGALSLALSSVRTTETHVERVLSLQFRDQSLKRSLVHLHFPTWPELGLPDSPGNLLRFIQEVHSHYLHQRPLHTPIIVHCSSGVGRTGAFALLYAAVQEVEAGNRLPDLPRLVRHMRQQRKHMLQEKLHLRFCHEAVVTHVEQVLQRHGVPLPCKPVAGTSLNQKNPLPQDSQDLVLGGDVPISSIQATIAKLSIRPPGGLESPAAGLPGPEEPPGLPPASLPESTQLPPSSPPPLSSPMPEAPQPEEQQPDPEVPSLGPPSSSLELLASLTPEAFSLDSSLRGKQRMSKQNFLQTHNGQGLRAAQPTDDPLSLLDPLWTLNKT; this is encoded by the exons tttGTCCTGAAGAATTATGGAGAAAACCCAGACGCCTACAATGAGGAACTGAAGAAGCTGGAGTTGCTCAGACAG AATGCTGTCCGTGTCCCACGGGACTTTGAGGGCTGCAGCGTCCTCCGCAAGTACCTAGGCCAGCTCCATTACCTGCAGAGTCGGGTCCCCATGGGCTCCGGCCAGGAGGCCGCTGTTCCTGTCACCTG GACCGAGATCTTCTCAGGCAAGTCTGTGGCCCACGAGGACATCAAGTACGAGCAGGCCTGCATTCTCTACAACCTTG GGGCGCTGCACTCCATGCTGGGCGCCATGGACAAGCGGGTGTCTGAGGAG GGCATGAAGGTCTCCTGTACCCACTTCCAGTGTGCAGCGGGTGCCTTTGCCTACCTGCGCGAGCACTTCCCTCACGCCTACAGCGTGGACATGAGTCGGCAGATCCTCACGCTCAATGTCAACCTCATGTTG GGCCAGGCGCAGGAGTGCCTTCTGGAGAAGTCGATGTTGGACAACAGGAAGAGCTTTCTGGTGGCCCGCATCAGTGCACAG GTGGTGGATTACTACAAGGAGGCCTGTCGGGCCTTGGAGAACCCCGACACCGCCTCGCTGCTGGGCCGGATCCAGAAGGACTGGAAGAAGCTGGTGCAGATGAAGACCTGCTACTTCGCAGCTGTGGCTCAT ctACACATGGGGAAGCAGGCTGAGGAGCAGCAGAAATTCGGGGAGCAG GTCGCATACTTCCAGAGTGCCCTGGACAAGCTCAATGAAGCCATCAAGTTGGCCAAG GGCCAGCCTGACACCGTGCAGGACGCACTTCGCTTCGCTATGGACGTCATTGGGGGAAA GTACAATTCTGCCAAGAAGGACAATGACTTCATCTACCATGAGGCTGTCCCGGCACTGGACACCCTTCAGCCTGTAAAAG GCGCCCCCTTGGTGAAGCCCTTGCCAGTGAACCCCACAGACCCAGCTGTCACAGGCCCTGACATCTTTGCCAAACTGGTACCTATGGCTGCCCACGAAGCCTCGTCGCTGTACAG TGAGGAGAAGGCCAAGCTGCTTCGGGAGGTGATGGCCAAGATTGAGGACAAGAACGAGGTCCTGGA CCAGTTCATGGATTCAATGCAGCTGGATCCTGAGACAGTGGACAACCTGGACGCATATAGCCACATCCCGCCCCAGCTCATGGAGAAGTGTGCGGCGCTTAGCGTCCGACCTGACACTGTCAGGAACCTCGTCCAGTCCATGCAGG TGCTGTCCGGGGTGTTCACGGATGTGGAGGCGTCCCTGAAGGACATCAAGGACCTGCTGGGCGAGGATGAGCTGCTAGAGCAGAAGTTTCAGGAGGCCGTGGGCCAGGTGGGGGCGAGCACGGCGGTGTCCAAGGCTGAGCTGGCGGAGGTGCGGCGAGAATGGGCCAAGTACATGGAGGTCCACGAAAAGGCCTCCTTCACCAACAGCGAGCTGCACCGCGCCATGAACCTGCACGTCAGCAACCTGCGCCTGCTCAGCGGGCCGCTGGACCAGGTGCGGGCCGCCCTGCCCACGCCCGCCCTCAGCCCAG AGGACAAGGCTGTGCTGCAGAACCTGAAGCGCATCCTGGCCAAGGTGCAGGAGATGCGGGACCAGCGCGTGTCTCTGGAGCAGCAGCTGCGGGAGCTCATCCAGAAGGATGACATCACTGCGTCGCTGGTCACGGCGGACCACTCGGAGATGAAG AAGCTGTTCGAGGAGCAATTAAAGAAATACGACCAGCTGAGGGTGTACCTAGAGCAGAACCTGGCGGCCCAGGACAACGTCCTCCGGGCCCTGACAGAGGCCAACGTGCAGTATGCGGCTGTGCGGCGGGCGCTCAGCGACCTGGACCAGAA GTGGAACTCCACGCTGCAGACCCTGGTGGCCTCATTTGAAGCTTATGAGGACCTGATGAAGAAGTCCCAAGAGGGCAAGGACTTCTACGCGGACCTGGAGAGCAAGGTGGCCGCGCTCCTGGAACGGACGCAGTCCATCTGCCAGACTCGCGAGGCTGCCCGCCAGCAGCTTCTGGACAG GGAGCTGAAGAAGAAGCCCCCGCCACGGCCCACAGCCCCCAAGCCGCTGCTGGCCCGCAGGGAGGAGTGTGAGGCGGAGCCCGGAGACCCGCCCGAGGAGCTGCGCAGCCTGCCCCCTGACGCCTTCCTGGGAGCGGCTGCCACCCTCCCCTTTCCTGCTGGCGCCTTTCCCCACTCCACCGGCCCAGGACCCCACTATCTTTCAGGCCACTTACCCCGTACCtactcaggccccacccagatgATGCAGCCCAGGgttccccagcccccagggcaCCCTGCGATGGCCATGGCCCCTGGACCTGCCATTTACCCAGCCTCTACCTACACACCGGAGCTGGGCCTTGTGCCCCGGTCTTCCCCCCAGCATGGCGTGGTGAGCAGTCCCTATGGCGGGGTAGGGCCACCCCCACCAGTTGCAGGTCTGCCCTCGGCCCCACCACCCCAGTTCTCGGGCCCCGAGTTGGCAATGGGGGTTCGGCCAGCCACTACCACAGTAGATAGTGTCCATGCCCCCATCTCGAGCCACACAGCACCACGGCCGAACCCCACGCCTgctccaccccagccctgcttcctggTGCCCCCACCACAAGCACTGCCTTTGCCCTACACCTATCCTCTAGGGCCCAAGCAACccctcccagcacccccagcccAGCACCACTTTTCTCCGGGGATCCCCACAGGTTACCCAGCCCCAAGGAttgggccccagccccagcttcaTCCCACACAGGCGGCGTTTGGGCCCCAGCCCCCCCAGCAGCCCCTTCCACTCCAGCATCCACACCTCTtcccaccccaggccccaggaCTCGTACCTCCACAACCTCCACAACCTCCTCCACCTCGCTACTCCTTTGCCCCTCAGCCTGCTGTTCTAGGGCAGCCACCACCCCCCCTACACACCCAGCTCTACCCAGGCCCCTCTCAGGACTCCCTACCACCCCACTCGGGGGCTCTGTCTTTCGCCAGCCCCCCTCAACCTCCACATCCCACCCTGGCGTAtggtcctgcccccacccccaggcccctggGACCCCAGGTCGCTCCTCTCTCCATTCGAGGCCCCTCACCTGGTGGCCAGGCCACCCCCAGTCCCCACTTGGTGCCTTCACCTGCCCCATCACCAGGGCCTGGCCCGGTGCCCTCCCGGCCCCCTGCAGCACAGCCACCGCCATGCCTGCGTCGGGGCCCTGCGGCTGCAGACCTGCTGTCCTCCAGCCCCGAGAGCCAGCATGGCGGCACTCAGCCCCCTGGCGGCGGGCAGCCGCTGCTGCAGCCAACTAAGGTGGACGCGGCTGAGGGCCGGCGGCCACAGGCCCTGCGGCTGATTGAGCGGGACCCCTACGAGCACCCGGAGAGGTTGCAGCAGTTGCAGCAGGAGCTGGAGGCCTTTCGGGGCCAGCTGGGCGATGCGGGCACTCTGGACGCTGTTTGGCGGGAGCTGCAAGAAGCCCAGGAGCACGACGCCCGCGGCCGCTCCATCGCCATTGCCCGCTGCTACTCGCTGAAGAACCGGCACCAGGACGTCATGCCCTACGACAGCAACCGCGTGGTGCTGCGCTCAGGCAAGGACGATTATATCAATGCCAGCCGCGTGGAGGGCCTCTCGCCCTACTGCCCACCCTTGGTGGCCACCCAGGCGCCTCTGCCCGGGACGGCTGCTGACTTCTGGCTCATGGTGCACGAGCAGAAGGTGTCAGTCATTGTCATGCTGGTGTCTGAGGCTGAGATGGAGAAG CAAAAGGTGGCCCGCTACTTCCCCACCGAGCGAGGGCAGCCCATGGTGCACGGTGCCCTGAGCCTGGCACTGAGCAGTGTCCGCACCACAGAGACCCACGTGGAGCGGGTGCTGAGCCTGCAGTTCCGGGACCAGAGCCTCAAGCGCTCTCTAGTGCACCTCCACTTCCCCACGTGGCCCGAGCT AGGCCTGCCCGACAGCCCCGGCAACCTGCTGCGCTTCATCCAGGAGGTCCACTCGCACTACCTGCACCAGCGGCCCTTGCACACGCCCATCATTGTGCACTGCAg CTCCGGGGTGGGCCGCACGGGAGCCTTCGCGCTGCTGTACGCAGCTGTGCAGGAGGTGGAGGCCGGGAACAGGCTCCCGGACCTGCCGCGGCTGGTGCGGCACATGCGGCAGCAGAGGAAACACATGCTGCAGGAGAAG CTGCACCTCAGGTTCTGCCATGAGGCAGTGGTGACACACGTGGAGCAGGTCCTGCAGCGCCACGGCGTGCCCCTGCCGTGTAAGCCGGTGGCTGGCACAAGCCTCAACCAGAAG AACCCCCTCCCTCAGGACTCCCAGGACCTGGTCCTCGGGGGGGATGtgcccatcagctccatccagGCCACTATTGCCAAGCTCAGCATCCGGCCTCCTGGGGGCTTGGAATCACCAGCTGCCGGCCTGCCAGGCCCTGAGGAGCCCCCAGGCCTGCCGCCCGCCAGCCTCCCTGAGTCCACCcagctcccaccctcctccccacccccactctcttcACCCATGCCAGAGGCTCCCCAGCCTGAGGAGCAGCAGCCAGACCCTGAGGTCCCCAGCCTGGggcccccctcctcctccctggagCTGCTGGCCTCCCTCACCCCTGAGGCCTTCTCGCTGGACAGCTCCTTGCGAGGAAAGCAGCGGATGAGCAAGCAGAACTTCCTGCAGACCCACAATGGGCAGGGGCTGCGGGCTGCCCAGCCCACCGACGACCCCCTCAGCCTTCTGGATCCACTGTGGACACTCAACAAGACCTGA